The Humulus lupulus chromosome 7, drHumLupu1.1, whole genome shotgun sequence region TTCTTGACTCGAGAATTGAAGTAGCTGgctactttttgctggtaagcagccacTCACAATTGTGATTTTTCTCTTTGCTCCTCGATCATGTTGAGGCGTTCAACTAATAATTGGTGGTTTTGATCTTGGCCATACATACTTCTCTGATGCgattaggggggggggggggttaactCAACTGGTATCATTACTTCATATCCATTAGCTATTGAAAATGGAGTACGTCCAGTTGAggtttgttacacccaaatttcgacacAGTCATAAATGAGccttgaaatgtaggctcgtaaagcgtaagCTAGAAAATAACAAGCAGTCGAtggacacttgtataaattttcaTGATTCTTGATTTGTTCttgttggcgatcgagcacaagtttagAAGGCTCGAGCTTAATCATCAAGCTCAAAAGGGTGAATCTTCTCTGAGGCATATGGGTGTTATTCAAGCTTTAGTTGTAAGCTTGAAAATGTTGGTCTCTGAAGATTGAGCTCGGTGAAATCACTGGTTAAAGAGGAGGCTGGCTTGAATAACAAGCTCGAAGTGTTGGTCGATCTCAAAAGCGTGTAAACCTTGCATTCGAGGTCAGCAACGCGTTTTGTGCGCGACAACTattaggagatccctattcctaAAGGATTTGTTGCTATATGATATTAAATccaaattatcatgggatattatgtaattaatgcattttatttgtatttatttgaaattttaattGTAACTTCACgaaataaggggaagatattctatcaaccaggtctataaatagcctggggaaTTTCATTTGGAGAGACAATATTGTTCTGAGAATACTCTGTTGAATAGCTTTgataaagctttgagagagtatcgtGAATTAATAATATTtcctcgtggactaggcagattttaagtgctgaaccatgtaaaaactcTACTTCTTTCATCAGTTCTTAATTAGTTGTTTAGTGCTCTTCcaatttaagttgatgaaaaacggcatcaacaaggTTCGAGCAGTAGGTTGATATGACCATAAGACTTCTAGAAAAATATCCGACCAATTGCCTTTTGAGACACTTTTTCATTGTGTCCTTTAAGGTTTTGTTAACAACTTCTACTAGttcgtttgcttggggatgagcaactgcGAAAAAGCTTTTGGTGATACCATGCCTTATACAAAAATTTGTAAATGTGTCACTGTCAAACTTAGTGCCATAATCTAAAACAATCTTCTTTGGTAACTCATATTTGCatatgatgtttttgactacAAAATCGAGCACCTTTTGGGAAGCAATCGTAGTCAGTGGTTTGGCTTCAatccactttgtaaagtaatccATTGCGACCATTGCGaatttcactccaccctttcctatTGGGAGTTGCTCGatcaaatcaatgccccatactgtgaagggccatgggctttgcatttgtttgtGTTCATTAGGCGATGCTTGAGGAATTTTGGAGAATTTTTGACACTTATCAAATTTTTGGacgtactccatggaatcttcattcatcatgggccaaaaatatccttgtctCAGTATCTTTTTGGCTAGACTTTGCCCCCCTGCATGGTTGCTAGAGAGTCCTTCATGCACTTCTACCATTAGCAATTCGACTTCAGTTTTAGTTATACATCGGAGTAGaggcatagaataccctcttcaGTACATTAatccatcaataatcatgtacctAATAGATTGCCTTGAAAATCGTTGGGCTTCATTTCTGTCTTGTGGCAATGTGTCGTGTTCTAAGTATGTggctataggagtcatccaggagAGATTATTATTGAGCAGTAGTGTTTGCTCTATTATGTTACTATTTGGTTAGGCCAGGTGCTCAACTGGTATTACGTTTAGGGTGTTTACATCATTGGCACTTGTGAGTTTTGCTAGAGCGTCTACATTGGAATTTTGGTCACGGGGCACTTGTTGGATggtaaattttttgaattttggTCACGAGGCATTGAAGTTGAACCTTAGCGTGCAATGAATATGATGTCCTTCAAGTGTGATAAGTATAAGTCTAGCTCCAGAATTATgctcattagaggatccatctaCGAACAACCTCCAAACGGGCCAGTTTCTTCGTTCTCTTCAGTCTTTTTTGCTTGTTCATCCTCTTCTTGTATTCCAGTGCATTCATCAATTAAGTCTGCTAAAGCTTTCCCTTTGATAGCAGTCCTCGACTGGTAGGTAATATCATACTGCCCGAGCTCGGCAGCCCACTTAAGTAGTCGACCAGatgcctctggcttttgcaaaacttgcatGAGAGGTTGATCGGTTAAAACTATGATTGGATGAGattggaagtagggccttaattTTCTTACTGAGGCATAGTAAGTCAATTTTTCAGTTAATGGGTACCATGATTCCACCCCGACCTACCTTTTGCTTATATATTATATCTGATGTTGGGTCTTATTCGCTTCTCGGATTAGGGCTGCCCTAACATCGTATTGAGTGATTGCTAAATACAAGTAAAGAATTTCCCCCTCAATCAGTTTCGACAAGACTAGAGGTTGAGTCAAGTGTTTCTTAAGTTCCTGTAAAGTCTTTCATATCCcttcgtccattcaaacttcttatttcgtCTTAGAAGGTTGAAAAAGGGAACACATTTGTCAAtgaattttgagacaaatctacTGAGGGTTGCAATCTGTCTCGTTAGAATTTGTACTTCCTTATCTTGGTTGaggatttcatatcgatcaacgCTTTGCTTTTTTCCGAGTTAGCTTCTATACCTCCCGCGTTGACAATAAACCAAGAAAATTGTCTGAGCTTACCCCAAATGAGCACTTTAAAGGGTTAGTCATTTTTTAATTCTTAAGGATGGAAAATCATTATGATAGATCCTTCACGTGCCCCTGGCCTCTTTTGATTTTACTAGCATGCCATCAACATAGATCTCCATGGTTTCTGAACATCATATATACCAGTCGTTGATATGTTGCGTTGACATTTTTTAGACCacaaggcattactttgtaataatACAATCCTACGTCAGTTCTAAaactggtatgttcctcatcgggagggtgcatactgatctgattgtagccctaGTAAGCATCCATAAATATGAGGATTTTGTGCCCTACCATGACATCGACTAGATGGTCGATTCTTGGTAGACGAAAACAttcctttgggcatgccttgtttaAGTCTGGGAAATCTACATAAGTcatccattttccattgggttttggaactagcATTGAATTAGAAACCCACTCGGGGCAGAAGGCTTCCCTTATAAACCTATTTTCTTTTAGCCTTTAAACTTATTTTTTAAAGCCTTTGATCTCTCTTTAtcaagcaaccttcttttctgttgtaaaGACTTAAAGTTGTATTTGTCTATATTTAGAGCATGGATGATAACTGTGGAGCTTATGCAAACCATGTCTTTGTGCTACCAAGCAAATGCGTGTTGATTTCTCCTTAGGAAGTTTACGAGTTCATATTTGACATCCTTACCTAAACTTCTTCCAATCTTGATTGTCTTCATTGGTTTGTTCTGGTCAAGTGGGACTTCCTCTAGGTCATCAGTAGGTCCCACCTCAGTATCAAagtccccaaagtgaggatctaaatttTCTCACTCGCTTTGGGAAATTCCCTATTTTGAGCTGCTCGCCTCTTCTGAGGATGCATTACTTTATTGCTCGATGTTTCTTATGCCCATCTCTGTTGTTGGCTAGCTATTCGTTGGTCCAGCAAATATCTTGTTGGTCATGGCCAAACCTTTCTTAGTAGTTGTAATGGAATAATTACGGCGTTCACGAGCTTCTCTCTAATTTCCTTTTGCACATCCGATCCTGACGTTGGTAGGGAATTTCATCATGAGATGAAATACGGATGTTTCGGCTCACAAGTCGATCAAGAACGGTCTTCCTAAGAGGGCATTGAAGGCCGAGGGATTATCAACCACAACAAATGTTTCCATACCCGTGCTGTTTTCAGGCGTAGTTCCCACTGATACTGCTAACTTGATTGTTCCTGCAGGAGTCAGCCCTTCTTCGGTAAAACAATATAAAGTTTGTGTGCATAGTTATAGGTCTTGAATCAAAAACTTCATTCTCTCAAGGGTTGTTTTCAAGAAATTGGTCACTGAGGAACCATGGTCTATCATTGTTTGTGCCAcgatcatgttggcaatctagGCCTCAattaccaaaggatcattatgcggAAATCTTACATGTGTGCGTCATCCTTAGTGAATGTTATTGGCTTTTACGCATAGCGAGGGGTTTTGGGGGTACGCTCCTCGACTGTCAATACTTCATTCACCAGTTCGTGGCAACGTGTCCAAGCATAGCGTTCTAAGGCTTTTCTAAATTTTCCTGCCAAGTGTGGTCCTACGCATATCACATCTAGTTGACCAGTTATGGGAGCTGGCTGTAATGGTTAAGCTAGTGCATCCGCATTTGGATCTGAACTTTGGGTTTGATCAGCAGGATGTCCAACATACCTTCTCATGGCTTGATGGTTTTGGAGGATGAGAATTTTGATTTCGTCCTTGAGATGGTAcgctcattggtgtcatgtctgtagtcgttatTGAAATGATAgaacttgttcatgtctctcttacttatGTCTTTCCTTATGGGATTAGGTTTTCTATAAGGTACCTCAACTTGTCTAGCTAGAAAGACTTCTGGTCATGACCCCAAGAGCATAGAGTAAGTGGTAAAACGAGGATTGTATTCCCGTGGATTAACATTTGTTTTGAGCCTTTTGTTGTCATTATTATTTCCACCGTTTAAgttgttattttcttttccacTTCTTTGTCCAGTATTATTTCCAATAACATTACCATTGGTGGTCTGGTTATGGTTTTGGTTTGGAGCTCCATTGTCTTTGGTTGGAAAGGCAGTATTGGAACCTGCCTGATTGGCTTGATCTTCTTTTATGATGGCCTCTTCTAGTTTAATGAACTCGTCtgctcgatctaagaactctcTTATGGAGTAGACGATTTTCCTCCTTAAGTCAGTCCATAGGGGACTCTTTATTTGGATTCCAATCATGGTGGCCATCAATTTTACCTTGTCACTGGCGGTCTTTGATCGGGAAGCCTCTTGCATGAACCTCTGCACATAGTCCTTTAGAGGCTCGTTCGTTCCTTGCTTAATGTGAACAAGGTCTTTGAGTTCAGCAGGTGGGATACGAGCATCAAATAATTATGAGTAAAAGAGCCTCACAAATGTACCCAATGATGTAATGGTTCTTGGCTCTAGTTTGAAGAGCCATTGTTGAGCAATATCTCATAAAGTGGTAGGAAAGATCCTACAATGAACATTGTCTCTAACCCCTTGGagatccatctgtatctcaaaatTGTTAACATGTGAGACGGGATCTTCGCTTCCTAATCTGAGAAATGAGACCCTTTCTTTCTTTCCAGGTCAATGTCTATAAGCTTCAGAGTTGTTAATTCTCGTACCATCTGAGTAAGAGCATCCAATTGCGACTGGACTAGTGGTACAACAGCTAGTGTAGTGTATGTGTGATTATTGGTGCGACGGGTCCAACAACATTTGTTGCGTTGCCCTCTCTAAGATGAGTAAGGACATCATGGAGATCATGTTCTCTATTTCTAAGTCTATTAAAGACACTTCCCCTTGATCTCCCCCAACATTTTGACTGTCTGCTCAAGGAGGACCAAGAGGTAATCTTTTGGGACAGCTCCCTAGCTCTTGCTTCCATGGTGGGACAAATGGTCCACTTAAATTTTTCGTCCTGTCAGTGGTGATTATACTATTGATGGTTACGGGGTTGGTAGTATCGACTATCCCTTTCATCATCATTATAACCATCTTTGTAAGTTATTTGATAACTAGTGTTATCCTCTTGGtcattttttcttttgtttttctacGATTATGATCATAGTTGTGTCCGACACAATGAGGTGGCTGGCCTTGATTCTAGTTAGCGGGTCTCTCATCCCTTGGCTGTCGGTACTGAGGACTAGCTTCAAAATTTGGAGGCTGCCCTCCTTTTGAGGCTATTTTCCTAGGGTACTCATTAGCAGGTCTTCCAGATCTAGAAACTTGTCTGGCCCAAGCCTGCTCCCTATTAGGAGGCACCTGTTCATCTTGGTGGAGCAGTCGCTGCACCCTTTGATGAGTTCCCTTATGGGAGTGATGCCTCTTAGCAGGTCTAGGAGGGACCACTTGGTCACGAAACCACGATTGTGGGTAGGTTCTGGGGTTTGATCAGGCGGTCATTGGGTTTCAGGATTCGCCTGACTAATGTTCTCATGTTTAGGATTCACTGGTCGGGCTTTTGTTGCTTGATTTTGTGACAAGACGGCCTCTAGCAACCTTATTGCCTCAACATTATGATGGTCAGCTTCTCTTTGGCGAGCTTCAAGTGTTCACTGTCTCTAATCCATCTTGGCTTGAAAATCTTGTCGTTGTTTATTGAGGGATTCAGATGTAGCCTCTTTAGCAGCTGCCTAACTTCCATGCATGGAAATGAATTGCTCCTACATCAGCCCCATGATGAATTTTAGTTGTTCAAGGCTGGGGTACAGTTCTTCTCCTAAGTCCATGTGGGGCTCATCATGCCTAAATGTGGCTAGTGGAGGTAGGTTTCCAGGATGAAGAGATGGATGAGCATGGTGAAAATGAGGGATTTGACTTCTCGAGGGGCACTCAGGTTGGGCAGTGTTAGGGTTCCCCCCTGTGGCTCTTGACTTTGGCTTCTAGTAGTGATAGCCATTTTTCAGGTGGATCTAATAGAGTAagatcttgagttcaactctcaacgaaagcaccaaaatattgaccagCGTTTTGGTCAACAACACTGAGTCAATTTATACGATAGAAAAATAATTAAACGAATTGGAATCAACTtaatgacacaaataattttatattggTTCGACCCCAAGTgctggtaatgacctatgtccacttgcacttttatttatcGTAAAAGTGTCACTcttaagatcaagaagaaacaaggttcaaATGAGTTTCTTAAGCTGACGAAAGAATATAATTTAAAGGGTTTTGTACGTAGAATGCGTACAAAAGAAATCTCTAGCTCTTTCTCTCCTCTCTTTCGCTTAGGGTTAATGATTGAATAAACCCCTTATGTACAGAGAGTCTTAATGGGCTATGGTTCATTACAAGCAaatctaggccctacacgtgTAGGTGTGGGATCAATACATTCAgttacatattcaaataatatagGAATAATGCATTTTAtatatcagttacataaatatcttggaatATTTGATAGTGTCTCATGAAACCTGGATCATTGGGTGAAGCTAACTGCTTAACAAACAAGTCTTGTACTCTGATCAGCTTCATGAGATGGCACTAGTCTGCTCCATCATCGAGTAGGTTATTGGCTCTTTGCAAAACAACCTTTTATATTCTGACATAG contains the following coding sequences:
- the LOC133791737 gene encoding uncharacterized protein LOC133791737, which produces MVAMDYFTKWIEAKPLTTIASQKVLDFVVKNIICKYELPKKIVLDYGTKFDSDTFTNFCIRHGITKSFFAVAHPQANELVEVVNKTLKDTMKKCLKRQLVGYFSRSLMVISTYCSNLVDAVFHQLKLEEH